One window of Prionailurus bengalensis isolate Pbe53 chromosome B1, Fcat_Pben_1.1_paternal_pri, whole genome shotgun sequence genomic DNA carries:
- the NAA11 gene encoding N-alpha-acetyltransferase 11 → MNIRNARPDDLINMQHCNLLCLPENYQMKYYFYHGLSWPQLSYIAEDEDGKIVGYVLAKMEEDPDDVPHGHITSLAVKRSHRRLGLAQKLMDQASRAMIENFSAKYVSLHVRKSNRAALHLYSNTLNFQVSEVEPKYYADGEDAYAMKRDLSHMANELRRQPELKEKGRYVVLGSKENQETRGSTLPSSEEDGEEEKIPAADDNSNDHKEPSESMESTDAQNSSED, encoded by the coding sequence ATGAACATCCGCAATGCTCGGCCAGACGACCTGATTAACATGCAACACTGCAACCTTCTTTGCCTTCCCGAGAACTACCAGATGAAATACTATTTCTACCATGGCCTTTCCTGGCCCCAGCTTTCTTACATTGCTGAGGACGAGGACGGGAAGATTGTGGGCTATGTCCTGGCCAAAATGGAGGAGGACCCAGATGATGTCCCCCATGGACATATCACCTCACTGGCTGTGAAGCGATCGCACCGGCGCCTTGGCCTGGCCCAGAAGCTGATGGACCAGGCCTCTCGGGCCATGATCGAGAACTTTAGCGCCAAGTACGTGTCCCTGCACGTCAGGAAGAGTAACCGAGCAGCCTTGCACCTCTATTCTAACACCCTCAACTTCCAGGTTAGTGAGGTGGAACCCAAATACTATGCAGATGGGGAAGATGCTTATGCTATGAAAAGGGATCTCTCGCACATGGCCAATGAGCTGAGAAGGCAGCCAGAGCTGAAGGAGAAGGGCAGGTACGTGGTACTGGGCTCCAAGGAAAACCAGGAAACCCGGGGAAGCACACTTCCTAGTTCTGAAGAGGATGGTGAGGAGGAGAAGATCCCAGCCGCTGATGATAATAGCAATGACCACAAGGAACCCAGCGAGTCCATGGAGAGCACCGATGCCCAGAACAGCTCAGAAGATTGA